One Vigna unguiculata cultivar IT97K-499-35 chromosome 7, ASM411807v1, whole genome shotgun sequence genomic region harbors:
- the LOC114191167 gene encoding uncharacterized protein LOC114191167 encodes MEIFKQFEVKIPLSEAIQQMPAYTKFLKDFLSKKRKYIEEDIIEVQGNCSAIIQKNLLLKFKDPGSFTILCTIGNLAIGKALIDLGASINLMLLSMLKKIVDLEVKPTRMTLQLVDRSIKCLNGVVEDVLVKVDKFTFPMDFVILDMEEDIEVPLILRKPFMKTAKVMAAS; translated from the coding sequence ATGGAGATCTTCAAGCAATTTGAAGTCAAAATTCCTCTCTCTGAAGCAATACAACAAATGCCAGCGTAcacaaaatttttgaaagatttCCTTAGCAAGAAGAGAAAGTATATTGAGGAAGACATCATTGAAGTCCAAGGAAACTGTAGTGCCATCATTCAAAAGAATCTCCTTCTAAAGTTCAAAGATCCTGGTAGCTTCACTATTCTTTGCACAATTGGAAATTTAGCTATTGGGAAAGCACTGATCGACTTGGGAGCGAGCATTAATTTGATGCTTTTATCTATGCTCAAGAAAATTGTGGATCTTGAAGTCAAACCAACAAGGATGACTTTACAACTTGTGGATCGATCAATCAAATGCTTAAATGGAGTCGTTGAGGATGTACTTGTGAAAGTAGACAAGTTCACTTTTCCAATGGATTTCGTCATACTTGATATGGAGGAAGATATTGAGGTTCCTCTCATTCTTAGAAAACCATTCATGAAAACCGCCAAAGTTATGGCGGCAAGCTAA